GCTGTCCCAGGTTGTCGTGATGGGCAAGCCGCGCGCGCGGTTGCACTCGCGCGATTACAATCGCGACAAGCAAGAGTTGTGGCAGATCGTCACCGACGCGCTCGCGCGTTTGCGCGCTGAGTACGAGTTGGTCATTATCGAAGGCGCGGGCAGTCCCGCCGAGCCGAACCTCAAAGCGGGCGACATTGTGAACATGCGCGTGGCGCGTCACGCGAATGCGCCCGTGTTGCTCATCGGCGATATTGATCGCGGCGGCGTGTTCGCATCGCTCGTCGGCACGCTCGATTTGCTCGAACCTGATGAACGCGCGCTCGTGCGCGGCATTCTCATCAACAAGTTTCGCGGCGATGTTGCGTTGCTCAAGCCCGGGCTCGATTGGCTCGAAGCAAGGGTCGGCGTACCAACTGTCGGCGTCGTGCCGTTTCTGCGCGATCTCAAAATCGCCGAAGAAGATTCTGTTGCGTTGGACTCGACCCTCACCCCAGCCCTCTCCCTGGCAGGGAGAGGAGGCATTGATGTCGCGGTGATTCGTTTGCCGCACATTTCCAACTTTGACGATTTCGATCCGCTCGCGCTCGAAGCGAACGTGCGCGTGCGTTACATCACATCGCTGCAAGACCTGGGTGAGCCGCACGCGATCATTTTGCCGGGCACCAAAAGTACACTCGCCGATTTGGATTGGCTGAACGCGCGCGGTTTCGCGGCGGCGATTCGCGCGCACGCACATCGCGGCGCGACGGTCGTCGGCATCTGCGGCGGCTATCAAATGCTGGGTCGCGTCGTGCGCGATCCCGACCGCGTTGAGTCGGAACGCGAGGTGAGCGAAGGGTTGGGCTTGCTCGATGTCGAAACGATTTTCTTGCCGGACAAGGCGACGCATCAAGTCCGCGCGCGCGTGACGGGCACGCGCGGATTTTGGCGCGAGTTGCAGAGCCAAGAGGTACGCGGGTACGAGATTCACATGGGTAAGACGATTGGCGGCGACGCGGCTCTGCAAATCATCGAGCGCGGCGACGATGCGTGCGACGAAGCGGATGGCGCAGTGAGCGCGGACGGAAAAATCTTCGGCACGTACTTGCACGGCTTGTTCGACAACGCGAATTTGCGGCGCGCGTGGTTAAACTCAATTGGGACGCAGACGAACGCGGACGAACGCGGACAAGACGATTATTCATCCGCGTCAATCCGCGTTGATCCGCGTCCAATTGAAATGCAAGATATACGCGAACGCGAGTACGATCGCCTTGCCGCGCATGTTCGCCAGCACGTTGATTTCACGCGGATTCGCCAGATCGCGGGAGTGTGAGATGAACAAACGATTCGTGTTCATTCTCGGCGGCGCGCGGAGCGGCAAGACGCGCCATGCGCTTGAACTCGCGCCGCAACTTGGCGCGCGCGTGACCTATCTCGCGACTGCCGAGCCGGGCGACGACGAGATGCGGACGCGCATCGCGCATCATCGCACCGAACGACCCGCGCACTGGCAGACCATCGAAGCCGCGCGCAACATTGGCGATGCGCTCGCGCGTGTGGACGCGGATGTGGTCTTGCTCGATTGCATCACCTTGCTCGTCACGAACGCGATGCTCGCGGCTGGCGAGCACGCGACGTTCGAGGAGCAACAGGCGTGCGTGAACGCGGAGATCGAAGCATTGCTCGCAGCGTATCGCGCCGGCAATTTCACGCTCGTCGCCGTATCGAACGAGGTCGGGCTAGGCGTTGTGCCGGAGTATCCGCTCGGACGCGCGTATCGCGATTTGCTCGGCTGGGCGAATCAACATCTCGCGCGCGCGGCGGATGAGGCGCTGTTTATGGTTGCCGGGCTAGCGATGAAGGTCAAGGGGTAGGAACATCCACGAGTGTCGTTGCGATCGAAGCGAAGCAATCCCTAATTCGCTTGTGGGGGATTGCTTCGTCGGCACAAACCGCCTTCTCCATTAGACTACAGTAAGGTATAATGTGGACTGACCGAAGACGGATGGAACAAGTCTATACGCTCCTTTAAGCATCGAGCTCCGATTGCGAATCAGACTCCATTGTCTACAACCCGTTATTTTGTAGGTCTCGACATTGCCGCGGAGACCTTCATGGCAGCCCTTGGTACGACGCCGTGGAAGTTGCTCGTCCGAGCCAACCAGTTTCCAAACTCGGCGGACGGGTTTCGGCAGTTGACCCAATGGTTGCACGAGCACGACTGCACGCTCGAGCAAACGGTTTTGTGATGGAAGAGATGGGCGTGTATGGCGAAGCCCTCGCCTATTACCTGGTGGCTCAAAAATATGCCATAGTGATCGAGCCGCCTTTGAGGGTCCGCGTGCCTTCACGCCCGCGAGTCCTAAAACGGATGCGGTGGACAGTGAGCAAATTGCCGAATACGCCTGTCGCTACAGCGACGAACTGATGCTCTGGCAGCCGTCGAGCGAACTGGTCGAACAATTGCAGGGCTGGCTCACCACGCGCGAACAGTTGGTTCAGCAAGCGACCGCACAGCAGAACGCCTTGCGCGGGTTACGGCGCCAAGTCGTCCGCATCGCGTTCGCCGAGCAGGTCTATGAACACATGATCACCGAAACTCGCTCGCGCAATAAAGCCCTGGAGCAAGAAATCTATTGCTTGATTGACCAACATCCCACCGCACATCGTTTGCTGACTTGGCTCGTCACCATTCCGGGCGTGGGGCTCTTGCTGGCGGCGCACATCTTGGTACTCACGCACTGTGCGATGCACCCGTTTCCAGCCCCCAAACTCGCGACGCATCTTGGGATTGCGCCCATTGCTCGCGAAAGTGGCACATCCGTCTATGCCCACCTCACCTCGCGTCATTATGGTCCGAGCCAACCGCGCAAGTTACTGCATTTGGCGGCGCGTTCGGTCAGCACGCACGACAAACACTTTCGGGCGTACTACGCGAGGAAGGTCGCGGAAAGCAAAGCCAAAAAACTTGTTTTGAATAATAGACATTATCGGGAATAAGACATCTCTCGCCAAGCCGCCAAGAACGCCAAGTTTTTTAAGATGATTCTTTACGTGCCTTGCGTCTTGGCGCGAGGTAAAAGTTGTTTCCGATAAAGTCTAATGTGGCGAACAAGCTCGTGCGCATTATTTGCGCCATCCTGGAAAGCCAGACGGACTATGACGCGAACGATGGCAGGCGCAAATCAGCATTGGTCAAAAATTAGCCAAAAATTAGGTCTGGACAAAATCATCAATGACAGGCGGAGGGGGGCTATGCTCATCACGAACGGCACAGTCATTATGCTTGGCGCGCAAAACCGCGTCATCGAAAACGGCGGGGTGTATGTTCGCGGCGACAAGATCGCAGACATTGGCACAACCAAATTACTACTTACCAATTACCCGGATGCCGAACGCCTCGACGCGCGCGGCAAACTCATCATGCCCGGCAGTATCGTTGG
This sequence is a window from Chloroflexota bacterium. Protein-coding genes within it:
- a CDS encoding cobyric acid synthase — its product is MLQGTASNVGKSLLVAALCRMYKQAGVRVAPFKAQNMALNSFVTRDGLEIGRAQAVQAEAAGIPVTVEMNPILLKPEADSLSQVVVMGKPRARLHSRDYNRDKQELWQIVTDALARLRAEYELVIIEGAGSPAEPNLKAGDIVNMRVARHANAPVLLIGDIDRGGVFASLVGTLDLLEPDERALVRGILINKFRGDVALLKPGLDWLEARVGVPTVGVVPFLRDLKIAEEDSVALDSTLTPALSLAGRGGIDVAVIRLPHISNFDDFDPLALEANVRVRYITSLQDLGEPHAIILPGTKSTLADLDWLNARGFAAAIRAHAHRGATVVGICGGYQMLGRVVRDPDRVESEREVSEGLGLLDVETIFLPDKATHQVRARVTGTRGFWRELQSQEVRGYEIHMGKTIGGDAALQIIERGDDACDEADGAVSADGKIFGTYLHGLFDNANLRRAWLNSIGTQTNADERGQDDYSSASIRVDPRPIEMQDIREREYDRLAAHVRQHVDFTRIRQIAGV
- the cobU gene encoding bifunctional adenosylcobinamide kinase/adenosylcobinamide-phosphate guanylyltransferase; this translates as MNKRFVFILGGARSGKTRHALELAPQLGARVTYLATAEPGDDEMRTRIAHHRTERPAHWQTIEAARNIGDALARVDADVVLLDCITLLVTNAMLAAGEHATFEEQQACVNAEIEALLAAYRAGNFTLVAVSNEVGLGVVPEYPLGRAYRDLLGWANQHLARAADEALFMVAGLAMKVKG
- a CDS encoding transposase → MDSEQIAEYACRYSDELMLWQPSSELVEQLQGWLTTREQLVQQATAQQNALRGLRRQVVRIAFAEQVYEHMITETRSRNKALEQEIYCLIDQHPTAHRLLTWLVTIPGVGLLLAAHILVLTHCAMHPFPAPKLATHLGIAPIARESGTSVYAHLTSRHYGPSQPRKLLHLAARSVSTHDKHFRAYYARKVAESKAKKLVLNNRHYRE